In Streptomyces qaidamensis, one DNA window encodes the following:
- a CDS encoding ABC transporter substrate-binding protein — MAGTIAAVSALGMTAVLGGCGITGGSADVTLKLVAADYGDSAANSSKKYWDKLVEEYEADHPDVKIDVSVYSWNDVDRKVREMVAAGDPPDMAQIGAYADYAAKNQLYKADDLLSIPVQADFVGQLASAGRVKGVQYGMPFAASTRVLFYNKTLFAKAGITPPESWDDLAEDAEALKAEGVKYPYALPLGPEEAQAETMQWMLSGGGGYTDSVDSYGIDSPENIDTFSWLKNDLVGKDLTGPVAPGELNRAAAFAAFAKGQVGMLNGHPSLMKIAESKGVKYGMVPMPGKGGPSKSTLGVADWMTAFRENGHRDQVGDFLDFVYSEKNVLAFSREYDLLPVTSSASGTMAASDEDRHLRPFLEELLASELYPVGKTSWADVSAQVKQQIGKAVAPGGSPSGVLGHLQAAAGRAESAE, encoded by the coding sequence ATGGCAGGAACGATCGCGGCGGTGTCCGCACTGGGCATGACGGCGGTGCTCGGCGGCTGCGGCATCACGGGCGGCTCGGCGGACGTGACGCTCAAGCTCGTCGCCGCCGACTACGGCGACAGCGCGGCCAACAGCTCGAAGAAGTACTGGGACAAGCTCGTCGAGGAGTACGAGGCCGACCACCCCGACGTCAAGATCGACGTCAGCGTCTACTCCTGGAACGACGTCGACCGCAAGGTCAGGGAGATGGTCGCCGCCGGTGACCCGCCGGACATGGCGCAGATCGGCGCCTACGCCGACTACGCGGCCAAGAACCAGCTCTACAAGGCCGACGACCTGCTCTCCATACCCGTGCAGGCCGACTTCGTCGGGCAGCTGGCCTCCGCGGGCCGGGTGAAGGGCGTGCAGTACGGGATGCCGTTCGCCGCCTCCACGCGCGTCCTCTTCTACAACAAGACCCTCTTCGCCAAGGCCGGCATCACCCCGCCCGAGTCCTGGGACGACCTGGCCGAGGACGCCGAGGCGCTCAAGGCCGAGGGCGTGAAGTACCCGTACGCGCTGCCGCTCGGTCCGGAGGAGGCACAGGCCGAGACCATGCAGTGGATGCTCAGCGGCGGGGGCGGCTACACCGACAGCGTCGACAGCTACGGCATCGACTCCCCGGAGAACATCGACACCTTCTCCTGGCTGAAGAACGACCTGGTCGGCAAGGACCTGACCGGGCCGGTCGCGCCGGGCGAGCTGAACCGGGCCGCCGCGTTCGCCGCCTTCGCCAAGGGCCAGGTCGGCATGCTCAACGGCCACCCCTCGCTGATGAAGATCGCCGAGAGCAAGGGCGTGAAGTACGGCATGGTGCCCATGCCGGGCAAGGGCGGCCCGAGCAAGTCCACGCTCGGTGTGGCCGACTGGATGACGGCCTTCCGCGAGAACGGCCACCGCGACCAGGTCGGCGACTTCCTCGACTTCGTCTACAGCGAGAAGAACGTGCTGGCCTTCTCCCGCGAGTACGACTTGCTGCCGGTCACCTCCTCCGCGTCCGGCACCATGGCCGCCTCCGACGAGGACCGGCACCTCAGGCCGTTCCTGGAGGAGCTGCTGGCCTCCGAGCTCTACCCGGTCGGCAAGACCTCCTGGGCCGACGTCAGCGCCCAGGTCAAGCAGCAGATCGGCAAGGCCGTCGCGCCCGGCGGCAGCCCCTCGGGCGTCCTCGGCCACCTTCAGGCGGCGGCGGGCCGGGCGGAGAGTGCGGAGTAG
- a CDS encoding ROK family protein: MRHVIALDVGGTGMKAALAGPGGEVLHRARRATGRAQGPDAVVAGILDFAAELRAYGAEHFGTLASAAGVAVPGIVDEAEGVAVYAANLGWRDVPLRALLSERLGVPVALGHDVRTGGLAEGRVGAGRGADRFLFVALGTGIAGAIGVDGRVEAGAHGFAGEIGHIVVRPGGSPCPCGQHGCLERFASAAAVSEAWAAASGDPAADAADCAKAVDSEDPKARAVWQQAVDALADGLVTALTLLDPRTLIIGGGLAEAGETLFTPLREAIRGRITFQKQPTLVPAALGDSAGCLGAGLLAWDLLASTDRMEVTP; this comes from the coding sequence GTGAGACATGTCATCGCCCTCGACGTGGGCGGCACCGGAATGAAGGCCGCGCTGGCCGGGCCCGGGGGCGAGGTGCTGCACCGGGCCCGCCGGGCCACCGGACGCGCCCAGGGGCCGGACGCCGTCGTCGCGGGCATCCTCGACTTCGCCGCCGAGCTGCGCGCCTACGGCGCCGAGCACTTCGGCACGCTCGCGTCCGCCGCCGGCGTGGCCGTCCCCGGCATCGTCGACGAGGCGGAGGGCGTCGCCGTCTACGCGGCCAACCTCGGCTGGCGCGACGTCCCGCTGCGCGCCCTGCTGTCGGAGCGGCTCGGCGTTCCGGTCGCCCTCGGCCACGACGTGCGCACCGGCGGCCTCGCCGAGGGCCGGGTCGGAGCGGGCCGGGGAGCGGACCGGTTCCTGTTCGTGGCCCTGGGCACCGGCATCGCGGGCGCCATCGGCGTCGACGGCCGGGTCGAGGCGGGCGCGCACGGCTTCGCGGGCGAGATCGGCCACATCGTCGTACGCCCCGGCGGGTCCCCCTGCCCGTGCGGGCAGCACGGCTGCCTGGAGCGCTTCGCCTCGGCGGCGGCCGTGAGCGAGGCCTGGGCCGCGGCCTCCGGCGACCCGGCCGCGGACGCGGCGGACTGCGCGAAGGCGGTGGACTCCGAAGACCCGAAGGCCCGGGCGGTCTGGCAGCAGGCCGTGGACGCCCTGGCCGACGGACTGGTCACGGCCCTGACGTTGCTGGACCCCCGCACTTTGATCATCGGCGGCGGCTTGGCGGAGGCGGGGGAAACCCTGTTCACGCCGCTCAGGGAAGCGATCCGCGGCCGCATCACCTTCCAGAAACAGCCGACACTCGTCCCGGCGGCGCTGGGTGACAGCGCCGGTTGCCTGGGGGCGGGCCTGCTGGCCTGGGACCTTCTGGCATCGACCGACCGCATGGAGGTAACGCCCTGA
- a CDS encoding DUF3263 domain-containing protein produces the protein MDEDTGEQGLGRRERDILALERRGFPGPGAKERAIREELGLAPVRYYQLLNALLDDPRALAHDPVTVNRLRRIRETRRAER, from the coding sequence ATGGACGAGGACACGGGTGAGCAGGGGCTCGGGCGCAGGGAACGGGACATCCTCGCGCTCGAACGCCGGGGTTTTCCCGGACCCGGTGCGAAGGAACGGGCCATACGTGAGGAGCTGGGGCTCGCCCCTGTGCGCTACTACCAGCTTCTCAATGCGCTGTTGGATGATCCACGGGCCTTGGCTCATGACCCCGTGACGGTGAACCGGCTGCGGCGGATACGGGAGACGCGGCGGGCGGAGCGCTGA